Proteins from a single region of Nerophis ophidion isolate RoL-2023_Sa linkage group LG10, RoL_Noph_v1.0, whole genome shotgun sequence:
- the socs2 gene encoding LOW QUALITY PROTEIN: suppressor of cytokine signaling 2 (The sequence of the model RefSeq protein was modified relative to this genomic sequence to represent the inferred CDS: deleted 1 base in 1 codon), producing the protein MFLESSWKHETSSWFSSRSWLVVHVQAAEGWRRSMSCQPSESPDAVQTNPGGAAAAWGGLDCDERRLSLAMKELKSAGWYWGSLSANEVKEILRDAAVGTFLVRDSSQSNYLFTISTMTWAGPTNLRIEYDQGKFKLDSVLLVRPKLKQFDSVVHLVDHYVRMSMVSQKTPPSTSSNSTVPLLLTRPAYATVTPLQHLCRVTINRHARRVRDLPLPNRLKDYVADYAYNV; encoded by the exons ATGTTCCTGGAAAGTTCCTGGAAACACG AAACATCCTCCTGGTTTTCATCCCGATCCTGGTTGGTTGTCCATGTCCAGGCCGCAGAAGGTTGGAGGCGTTCAATGAGCTGCCAGCCCTCAGAGTCCCCCGACGCCGTCCAAACCAACCCGGGAGGGGCAGCTGCTGCCTGG GGAGGACTGGATTGTGACGAGAGACGCCTCTCTTTGGCCatgaaggagctgaaaagcgcaG GCTGGTACTGGGGAAGCCTGAGCGCCAACGAGGTCAAAGAGATCCTGCGGGACGCTGCGGTGGGAACCTTCCTGGTGCGGGACAGCTCTCAAAGCAACTACCTGTTCACCATCTCCACCATGACGTGGGCGGGGCCCACCAACCTCCGCATCGAGTACGACCAGGGCAAGTTCAAGCTGGACTCGGTGCTCCTGGTCAGGCCCAAACTCAAGCAGTTTGACAGCGTGGTCCACCTGGTGGACCACTATGTCCGCATGTCCATGGTCAGCCAGAAGACTCCGCCCTCCACGTCGTCCAACAGCACGGTGCCGCTGCTCCTCACCCGGCCCGCCTACGCCACCGTTACGCCGCTACAGCACCTGTGTCGCGTCACCATCAACAGACACGCCAGGCGGGTCCGGGACCTGCCCCTACCAAACAGGCTGAAGGACTACGTGGCGGACTACGCCTACAACGTGTGA
- the ncaph2 gene encoding condensin-2 complex subunit H2 isoform X1, which yields MEPTESRYAHLMKPIRELTDNWDVDVASELNDYLEELDEMCITFDGKTRLNFAEAALLIQGSASIYSKKVELLYSLVYQTLEYISDRNKKRRKQAEACGEADSGAEAFEDEFSPLDIDMTNYVDKDDCGTLVKVTPLPPESLIALDSSHKHKLPLISVKGDVLCSQKDFWINRFFPGLQDMILLTQCPMSSRPLSDQDLQPPVSGGADMTDAAEESFLPANDVMEQEAEEHVERQQAPSEGRVLRQRQQVVDEEAELPAVTVWMLHDPYAELHKVGEKTFKLGKCYAVPNGLEDGGKRKRKRVAPLQDFCVWFKQSYDPADPKLKKGPTFTDLNHIYLSSLKTKLTCHRRLNRKQGVFVSDEELTSKLLQREEAEPVEGIVGAEDSCEYDHLPAEFEADEDGVPGAHTDQLTYEDLVKLRVDQLVLYCQGGYTQETTLSRRIKDWEDKIHPELARQEQRPPFDIHEYGDRIVAALQTVGGRRTFSSVVSGLDNVEACKFLLASLQLANDYTVRIDSVEGVEESLDSMAMTLLSTQRANDRFNTLPSTVTNTADDH from the exons ATGGAGCCCACTGAGAGCAGGTACGCTCACCTGATGAAGCCCATCCGGGAGCTCACAGACAACTGGGACGTGGACGTGGCGTCCGAGTTAAACGACTACTTGGAGGAG TTGGACGAGATGTGCATCACGTTTGATGGGAAGACCCGGCTGAACTTTGCGGAGGCGGCACTGCTCATCCAAGGCTCAGCCTCCATCTACAGCAAAAAG GTGGAGCTGCTGTACAGTCTGGTTTACCAAACCTTGGAGTACATCAGCGACAGGAACAAGAA ACGACGCAAGCAAGCCGAAGCGTGCGGGGAAGCAGACTCCGGGGCCGAAGCGTTTGAAGACGAG TTCTCGCCTCTGGACATCGACATGACGAACTACGTGGACAAGGACGACTGCGGCACG CTGGTGAAAGTGACACCTCTTCCTCCGGAGTCCCTGATTGCTCTTGATAGTTCCCACAAGCACAAGCTGCCCCTCATCAG CGTGAAAGGTGACGTCCTGTGCAGCCAGAAGGACTTCTGGATAAATCGGTTCTTCCCTGGACTGCAGGACATGATCCTCCTCACCCAGTGCCCTATGTCCAGCAGGCCTCTCTCAGACCAGGACCTACAGCCTCCTG tgTCAGGCGGCGCCGATATGACGGACGCAGCAGAGGAGAGCTTCCTTCCCGCGAATGATGTGATGGAGCAGGAAGCAGAGGAGCATGTGGAAAGGCAGCAG GCGCCGAGCGAAGGCCGCGTGCTTCGACAACGGCAGCAGGTCGTCGACGAGGAGGCAGAACTTCCTGCT GTCACCGTGTGGATGCTTCACGACCCGTACGCCGAGCTCCATAAAGTGGGCGAGAAAACCTTCAAGCTTG GAAAGTGCTACGCCGTTCCCAACGGTCTGGAGGACGGCGGGAAGAGGAAACGAAAGCGTGTGGCTCCCCTGCAGGACTTCTGCGTTTGGTTCAAACAAAGCT ACGATCCCGCCGATCCCAAGTTGAAGAAGGGGCCGACGTTCACTG ACCTAAACCACATTTACCTCAGCAGCCTTAAAACAAAGCTTACCTGTCACAGGAGACTCAACAGGAAACAA GGCGTGTTCGTGTCTGACGAAGAGCTGACAAGTAAGCTCCTGCAGCGAGAGGAGGCGGAGCCCGTGGAGGGCATTGTCG GAGCAGAAGACTCTTGTGAATATGATCATCTCCCCGCCGAGTTTGAGGCAGATGAAGACGGCGTGCCAG GAGCACACACGGACCAGCTGACCTACGAAGACCTCGTCAAGTTGCGCGTG GACCAGCTGGTGCTGTACTGTCAAGGAGGCTACACTCAGGAGACGACGTTGTCTCGACGGATCAAAGACTGGGAGGACAAGATCCACCCTGAGCTTGCTCGGCAG GAGCAGCGCCCGCCATTTGACATCCATGAATACGGCGACAGAATCGTGGCGGCGCTGCAGACCGTGGGCGGGCGCCGCACCTTCTCGTCCGTGGTGTCCGGTCTGGACAACGTAGAAGCCTGCAAGTTCCTGCTGGCATCGCTACAGCTG GCCAACGACTACACGGTGCGCATTGACAGCGTCGAAGGCGTAGAGGAGAGCTTGGACTCGATGGCGATGACGCTGCTCAGCACGCAACGAGCCAACGACAGGTTCAACACTCTTCCTTCCACCGTGACAAACACTGCCGATGATCATTAA
- the ncaph2 gene encoding condensin-2 complex subunit H2 isoform X2 has product MEPTESRYAHLMKPIRELTDNWDVDVASELNDYLEELDEMCITFDGKTRLNFAEAALLIQGSASIYSKKVELLYSLVYQTLEYISDRNKKRRKQAEACGEADSGAEAFEDEFSPLDIDMTNYVDKDDCGTLVKVTPLPPESLIALDSSHKHKLPLISVKGDVLCSQKDFWINRFFPGLQDMILLTQCPMSSRPLSDQDLQPPVSGGADMTDAAEESFLPANDVMEQEAEEHVERQQAPSEGRVLRQRQQVVDEEAELPAVTVWMLHDPYAELHKVGEKTFKLGKCYAVPNGLEDGGKRKRKRVAPLQDFCVWFKQSYDPADPKLKKGPTFTDLNHIYLSSLKTKLTCHRRLNRKQGVFVSDEELTSKLLQREEAEPVEGIVEDSCEYDHLPAEFEADEDGVPGAHTDQLTYEDLVKLRVDQLVLYCQGGYTQETTLSRRIKDWEDKIHPELARQEQRPPFDIHEYGDRIVAALQTVGGRRTFSSVVSGLDNVEACKFLLASLQLANDYTVRIDSVEGVEESLDSMAMTLLSTQRANDRFNTLPSTVTNTADDH; this is encoded by the exons ATGGAGCCCACTGAGAGCAGGTACGCTCACCTGATGAAGCCCATCCGGGAGCTCACAGACAACTGGGACGTGGACGTGGCGTCCGAGTTAAACGACTACTTGGAGGAG TTGGACGAGATGTGCATCACGTTTGATGGGAAGACCCGGCTGAACTTTGCGGAGGCGGCACTGCTCATCCAAGGCTCAGCCTCCATCTACAGCAAAAAG GTGGAGCTGCTGTACAGTCTGGTTTACCAAACCTTGGAGTACATCAGCGACAGGAACAAGAA ACGACGCAAGCAAGCCGAAGCGTGCGGGGAAGCAGACTCCGGGGCCGAAGCGTTTGAAGACGAG TTCTCGCCTCTGGACATCGACATGACGAACTACGTGGACAAGGACGACTGCGGCACG CTGGTGAAAGTGACACCTCTTCCTCCGGAGTCCCTGATTGCTCTTGATAGTTCCCACAAGCACAAGCTGCCCCTCATCAG CGTGAAAGGTGACGTCCTGTGCAGCCAGAAGGACTTCTGGATAAATCGGTTCTTCCCTGGACTGCAGGACATGATCCTCCTCACCCAGTGCCCTATGTCCAGCAGGCCTCTCTCAGACCAGGACCTACAGCCTCCTG tgTCAGGCGGCGCCGATATGACGGACGCAGCAGAGGAGAGCTTCCTTCCCGCGAATGATGTGATGGAGCAGGAAGCAGAGGAGCATGTGGAAAGGCAGCAG GCGCCGAGCGAAGGCCGCGTGCTTCGACAACGGCAGCAGGTCGTCGACGAGGAGGCAGAACTTCCTGCT GTCACCGTGTGGATGCTTCACGACCCGTACGCCGAGCTCCATAAAGTGGGCGAGAAAACCTTCAAGCTTG GAAAGTGCTACGCCGTTCCCAACGGTCTGGAGGACGGCGGGAAGAGGAAACGAAAGCGTGTGGCTCCCCTGCAGGACTTCTGCGTTTGGTTCAAACAAAGCT ACGATCCCGCCGATCCCAAGTTGAAGAAGGGGCCGACGTTCACTG ACCTAAACCACATTTACCTCAGCAGCCTTAAAACAAAGCTTACCTGTCACAGGAGACTCAACAGGAAACAA GGCGTGTTCGTGTCTGACGAAGAGCTGACAAGTAAGCTCCTGCAGCGAGAGGAGGCGGAGCCCGTGGAGGGCATTGTCG AAGACTCTTGTGAATATGATCATCTCCCCGCCGAGTTTGAGGCAGATGAAGACGGCGTGCCAG GAGCACACACGGACCAGCTGACCTACGAAGACCTCGTCAAGTTGCGCGTG GACCAGCTGGTGCTGTACTGTCAAGGAGGCTACACTCAGGAGACGACGTTGTCTCGACGGATCAAAGACTGGGAGGACAAGATCCACCCTGAGCTTGCTCGGCAG GAGCAGCGCCCGCCATTTGACATCCATGAATACGGCGACAGAATCGTGGCGGCGCTGCAGACCGTGGGCGGGCGCCGCACCTTCTCGTCCGTGGTGTCCGGTCTGGACAACGTAGAAGCCTGCAAGTTCCTGCTGGCATCGCTACAGCTG GCCAACGACTACACGGTGCGCATTGACAGCGTCGAAGGCGTAGAGGAGAGCTTGGACTCGATGGCGATGACGCTGCTCAGCACGCAACGAGCCAACGACAGGTTCAACACTCTTCCTTCCACCGTGACAAACACTGCCGATGATCATTAA